From Pseudodesulfovibrio nedwellii:
CATATGTACAGCGGGCTTTTTGTGGTTGGAGTTTTGAGTCGGCGTTTTATCGGCCTTGATCCGCGATATCCTGAAGGGCGGTTTCATCCAGAATGGTAATGTCCTTGCCGCTGACTTCGATAATTTTATCTTCTGCAAAGCGCTTGAAAATGCGGGATAATGTTTCCTGTATTGTGCCAAGGTAGTGCGCGATTTGACCTTTGGGAAGATCAAGTTTGAAGGTCGCTGAATCCTGTGAAGAACGCAGCAGGAGAAGATACGACGCGACGCGTGCAGGTGTCTCTTTGAGGCTTAGGTCATCAATCTTGTTGACCAGAATACGGAGACGTTGAGAAAGCATGGCCATCATTTTCATGGCCAAATCCGGGTCCTCTCGGATAATGCGTTCAAAGTCTTTGCGCGGGAAAAAAAGGGTTTCCAGTTTTTCTAAAGCCTGACCATTCGCTGGGAATGTGCCTCCTTGAAATACCGGCACCTCGCCCACCGCTTCACCAGGGCCAAAAATGTGAAGTATCTGTTCCTTACCAGCCGGGGATGTTCTGAAAATCTTTACTCTGCCAATGACTGGCGCAAAGAATCCGTGGGCTGGCACATCGCCAAGGAACAACGTCTCTCCTTTCTTGAACTTTTTTATAACGGCAATATCTGCAAGCTTAGTGAATTTTTCTTCGGGGAGTCCTTCGAAGAAGGCTATACCTTTGACTGCTGCAAGTTTATCCATGAAATAATTTGCTCCATTTTTCGTTATGATACGGTAATTTGACCTAAGTCATGGTTCCCGTCAAAAAAAAAGTTCATTGTCTGTGTACGGAGAACGAAACAGTGAAAAAGTTTTTTTGGATCATACCTTTGCTTGCCTTACTTTTGCTGGCAGCCCATTCGCTTAGACAAGGCGATTTTGGCTTAATGGCTTCTTTTGTCATTCTGGCCGGACTCCTGTTTACCCGACAGGCGTGGGTGCGCTGGGGTGTCGTTGCAGCTCTTTTGTGGGGTGGATTTATTTGGGCGGACGCCACCGTGGATTTTGTTAGTTTTCGACAGGCGTTTGATCTGCCATGGAAGCGACTGACTGCTATAATGGCGGGTGTTATTGTATTTGATGGCTTTGCCCTGATGGCCATGCTGAGTCAGCGAGCCAAGGATTACTTTTTTGTTGCTCACGACAAGTCTGCGGCGCGTACTGCAATATTTATTTTGACGATTTTGGGACTGGCTTTGGCTCGAACCAAGGTTCCTTTTCCTGTCTTGTTGGCTGACCGGTACCTGCCAGGGTGGGGGTGGGCAGAAATTTTTGCGTTGGGTGTATACGCTCAATGGATTGGTGGGCGCATGATGCAACCTCGTGGGCACCGTACGCTTCGTCCTCGCATATGGGGATTGTTCTCGGTATTGTTTTTTTTGCAATTGAGTTTGGGATTGATGGGCATGGAACAAATGCTCATGACCGGCAATCTCCATTTGCCGGTTCCTGCCTTGATCCTTGGAGGGCCTGTCTTCAGAGGCGGTGGGTTCTTCATGCTCATCCTGTTCTCCGTCACTATATTTTTGGTCGGTCCGGCGTGGTGCAGTCATCTTTGCTATATTGGTGCATGGGATGACACCATGAGCCGCCTTGGTTCGCGTCCTGCGCCCAGTGGGATCCTGAGGCGTCTGAGTATTGTTGGACGTGGTACAACCTTGCTTCTGACAATTGCTACAGCGTGGATTTTGAGGTCCATGGGGATGCCTGGTACTTCGGCCGTCTTATTCGCAGTCTTTTTTGGTCTGGTCGGTGTGGGGATAATGGCATTTGTTTCGCGGAAGGCTGGTATGATGACCCATTGCATCACGTTTTGCCCCATGGGTCTGATTGCAAATATCATGGGTAAGATTTCACCTTGGCGCATTCGTATTAATTCCGATTGCACCAAGTGCGGTGCCTGTTACACGAGATGTCGCTACAATGCGCTGGATGAAAGTAGGATGGAATTGGGGCGTCCGGCTCTTTCCTGTACTCTTTGCGGCGATTGCGTGTCCGCTTGTGTGCACAAGCATATAGGATATAGTTTTCCGGGATTGTCCGGTGAGAATGCCAGAACACTGTTTATAGTTCTGGTTGTCACCCTACACGCCATCTTTCTTGGCGTGGCAAGAATGTAAAGATAAGAGAAAAGAGAGGATATCACCATGTTGAGCACGAGAAAAATGATCACTATTGATGAGGAACTGTGCAACGGTTGTGGCGAATGTGTCCCGTCCTGTGAAGAGGGCGCGCTGGCTATCGTTGATGGTAAGGCACGATTGGTTAAGGAAATCTATTGCGACGGATTGGGTGCGTGTTTGGGCGATTGTCCAACCGGTGCGCTCAAAGTTGAAGTGCGTGAGGCTGAAGATTTCAACCCTAAAGCTGTAACGGAACATCTGAAGGCACAAGGGCGAGAAGTGCCGGATCACATGCCTTCCCCGGAAAGTTTGCGTCTGGATAAGCCTGCCGGTTCTCCCAAGCCCATGGGCGGTTGTCCTGGTGCTGCTATGCATACCATGTCTCCCTGTGAACGGGCCAACATTCCCATGGCGTCGCCTGCCGGTGGTTCTGCATTGTCTCATTGGCCAGTACAGTTGCGGCTTGTTCCGCCGAATGCACCGTTTCTCAAAGGCGCAGATCTGCTTTTGACGGCAGATTGTGTCCCTGTAGCCATGCCATCTTATCATAGTGAATATGTCGCCGGACGTGTTGTGGTTTTGGGTTGCCCCAAGTTTGACAATCAAATGGAATATGTAGAAAAGCTGGCCGATATTTTGACCGAGAATGATTTGAAATCCATCACAGTTTTGGAAATGGAAGTGCCATGTTGTTCCTCCATGTCAGTGATTTTGCGTGAAGCCGTGAAGCGCGCCGGAAAAAAGGTCGATACTGTTCGACTGACAGTCGGTAGAAATGGTAACGTTCTGGAAACTGTTCCTTTGGAATTTTAGCAAGGAGTTTATCCCATGAAGAAGACTGAATTATTCAATGAGCATGGTTTCAAGGACTTGACGTTTTCCAACTTCTTGGTGCACGAATCAGAGTTCATGAAGGTGATCAATTTCAACTTTCGGGCCGGGCAGCAACTTCCTGTGCATTCCCATGAACTGGAAGGAGAATTGACCCTGACCATTCTTGAAGGTGAAGGTGAATTCCTGGCTGCGGATGGTGCGACCATGCCAGCTCGTACCGGTGATATATTGGTGTCGGAAATTGCAGAACCTCACGGCGTGAGGGCCACGACTGATATGCGTGTCCTCGTAACCATAGCTCCCCCTATTTAAGATGGAAATTAAAGAATATATAAAAGAACTCCCAATGCGAGCCGTCAAGCCCCGAGGTGACGGCTCGTTTACTGTGGTGCCTCAGATGAGCCAGGGGCAGGTAGCAGCCAGGCAACTCGCCGCCATTCAGAGCGTTGTGGAAGAATACGGTTTGCCCGGAATTCGTGTCACGGCAGGGCAGCGTGTCATGATCGATGGTGTATCCGCTGATATTCTTCGGGAAGTGGTGGAAAAAGTAGGGCCTGTCGGAGATGTTTTTAGACATAAGGTCCAATCCTGCTTGGGAACGACCGGCTGTAGGCTTGCCATGCAGGATTCCATGGGATTGGCAGCAAGGATGGAGGAATTTTTGAAGGATTACTCTTTGCCTACCAAACTCAAGTCCAGTGTTTCCGGCTGTTCAATGTGCTGCGCGGAGTCCTTGATTCGCGATATCGGATTGATCGGGCGCAAGACTGGCTGGACTGTTTCTTTTGGTGGAAATGGAGGGAAACGTGTTCGTCAAGGAGATGTCCTTGCGCAGGATGTCACCGAAATTGAAGCCTTTGAAATAATCGGAAAGGCGCTTGATTTTTATGCGGAAAACGCCAAGGTTAAAGAACGCACTGCGCGATTTGCAGAGCGTGTTGGTGTGGACGCTATCAAGAAAGCAATCTTTGGCGAATAACTATTCTTATATTTGGAGTTTGTAATCATGGCTCAGAAAGAGACACCCAAGGGCGCGATACTTCAGCGTGACAAGAAAACTTATGCCATCGTTCCCAGAACGCCTGTAGGGTTGGTCACGCCGGATGTCCTTGAAGCCCTCGCCCGGGTCGGTCGGAAATTTGAAATTCCGATTATGAAAATTACATCGGGTCAGCGGATTGCTCTTGTCGGTCTCGAAGAAGAGCAAGTGGATGCCGTTTGGGAAGACCTCAAGATGGACATCGGTCCAGCAGTGGGGTTGTGCGTGCATTATGTGCAGGCGTGCCCCGGCACTGAAGTTTGCAAGCTCGGTATTCGTGATTCATTGGGACTTGGCTTGGAACTCGAAGAGATGTTTGTGGGTAAGGAATTGCCTGCAAAACTTAAAGTTGGCGTGTCCGGCTGTCCCATGTGTTGCGCTGAAAGTTATGTGCGTGATGTAGGCCTTATTGGAAAACCGAAAGGGTGGACTATGGTCGTTGGTGGTAATGCTTCGGGCAGGCCGCGCATTGCGGATGTACTGGCAGAAGAACTAACTCGACAGGAAGCAGTCGAGTTGGTGAAACGTTTTCTTGATTATTATCGTGACAATGCCGGGAAACGCAGTCGTTCTGCGCGTTTGTTGAAAAAAGTCGGTATTGACGAAGTCAAGAAAGCCATATTATAGGCGTGCTGAAAAAAATATGAATGCGGCTCTGAGTGATCAGGGCCGTTGTTGTTTGTAACGATCTAATATTATTGATTCGTACAGTTTTTCATGATGTTGCACTGGATGGGAAACACGCGTAGAAGGGATGGGGTTTTTACTCTCATCCACACAGGAGTTGTCTTTTGAGGGTTATCATCATTGGAGCCGGCGAGGTCGGATTTCACCTCTCTCAGCGGTTGGCGGTAGAAAACAAAGAAGTCGTCGTTATTGATACGAGCGACGAAGCTTTGAGGAAAATCGCTGAAACTTCGGATGTGCAGACTATTAAAGGGTCGGGCAGCAGTCCGAAGGTTCTCGAAGAAGCCGGTGTCGACAAGGCTGATATTTTTTTAGCTGTGACCGATTCTGATGAGATCAATCTTCTTGCTTGTTCTTTTGCCAATCTGTTAAATCCAAATGTCACCAAACTTGCCCGTGTCCGTAGTGAGATGTATACTGATTACAAGAGTTTACTTACTGAACACGGAGCAAAGATCACCAAGATAATCAACCCGGACGAAGAGGTTGTGAATTCGGTTTTACGCCTTATGAGTGT
This genomic window contains:
- a CDS encoding Crp/Fnr family transcriptional regulator, which produces MDKLAAVKGIAFFEGLPEEKFTKLADIAVIKKFKKGETLFLGDVPAHGFFAPVIGRVKIFRTSPAGKEQILHIFGPGEAVGEVPVFQGGTFPANGQALEKLETLFFPRKDFERIIREDPDLAMKMMAMLSQRLRILVNKIDDLSLKETPARVASYLLLLRSSQDSATFKLDLPKGQIAHYLGTIQETLSRIFKRFAEDKIIEVSGKDITILDETALQDIADQGR
- a CDS encoding 4Fe-4S binding protein; the protein is MKKFFWIIPLLALLLLAAHSLRQGDFGLMASFVILAGLLFTRQAWVRWGVVAALLWGGFIWADATVDFVSFRQAFDLPWKRLTAIMAGVIVFDGFALMAMLSQRAKDYFFVAHDKSAARTAIFILTILGLALARTKVPFPVLLADRYLPGWGWAEIFALGVYAQWIGGRMMQPRGHRTLRPRIWGLFSVLFFLQLSLGLMGMEQMLMTGNLHLPVPALILGGPVFRGGGFFMLILFSVTIFLVGPAWCSHLCYIGAWDDTMSRLGSRPAPSGILRRLSIVGRGTTLLLTIATAWILRSMGMPGTSAVLFAVFFGLVGVGIMAFVSRKAGMMTHCITFCPMGLIANIMGKISPWRIRINSDCTKCGACYTRCRYNALDESRMELGRPALSCTLCGDCVSACVHKHIGYSFPGLSGENARTLFIVLVVTLHAIFLGVARM
- a CDS encoding ATP-binding protein — encoded protein: MLSTRKMITIDEELCNGCGECVPSCEEGALAIVDGKARLVKEIYCDGLGACLGDCPTGALKVEVREAEDFNPKAVTEHLKAQGREVPDHMPSPESLRLDKPAGSPKPMGGCPGAAMHTMSPCERANIPMASPAGGSALSHWPVQLRLVPPNAPFLKGADLLLTADCVPVAMPSYHSEYVAGRVVVLGCPKFDNQMEYVEKLADILTENDLKSITVLEMEVPCCSSMSVILREAVKRAGKKVDTVRLTVGRNGNVLETVPLEF
- a CDS encoding cupin domain-containing protein, which gives rise to MKKTELFNEHGFKDLTFSNFLVHESEFMKVINFNFRAGQQLPVHSHELEGELTLTILEGEGEFLAADGATMPARTGDILVSEIAEPHGVRATTDMRVLVTIAPPI
- a CDS encoding nitrite reductase, which gives rise to MRAVKPRGDGSFTVVPQMSQGQVAARQLAAIQSVVEEYGLPGIRVTAGQRVMIDGVSADILREVVEKVGPVGDVFRHKVQSCLGTTGCRLAMQDSMGLAARMEEFLKDYSLPTKLKSSVSGCSMCCAESLIRDIGLIGRKTGWTVSFGGNGGKRVRQGDVLAQDVTEIEAFEIIGKALDFYAENAKVKERTARFAERVGVDAIKKAIFGE
- a CDS encoding NAD(P)/FAD-dependent oxidoreductase codes for the protein MAQKETPKGAILQRDKKTYAIVPRTPVGLVTPDVLEALARVGRKFEIPIMKITSGQRIALVGLEEEQVDAVWEDLKMDIGPAVGLCVHYVQACPGTEVCKLGIRDSLGLGLELEEMFVGKELPAKLKVGVSGCPMCCAESYVRDVGLIGKPKGWTMVVGGNASGRPRIADVLAEELTRQEAVELVKRFLDYYRDNAGKRSRSARLLKKVGIDEVKKAIL